From a region of the Lactuca sativa cultivar Salinas chromosome 4, Lsat_Salinas_v11, whole genome shotgun sequence genome:
- the LOC128133760 gene encoding uncharacterized protein LOC128133760 → MMLSFGIWNIRGVNLAPKQKEIKNLIKENNLSLLAVLESQVCASKLDEKCDKIFGSWKWVANNRNKGNTTRIIVGWNSNWFDVNLIDLNDQVIHCKISFPSNNKYVFCSFVYAANNYIDRRVLWSSLKHFKDFVCDDPWIIGGDFNVMLNLNESTVGSFRFSRGMEDFHDCINCLEIQDINCNGLNYTWNQKPRGKNGILKKLDRVMGNCRLFDDFPSLYDSFLPYGISDHSPLVIKIPLKMKFKVLPFKFSNVLTSCPELKVLVESHWNAEIKGIKMFQLVQKLKILKKPIRKLLRIQGHLSEKVDHCRKELEAVQADLDKEPFNSELRDLEAIFLVEFNKAYAEEESFLKQKAKVGWLKEGDSNSKYFHKVVKGKIIRNNIKAVMNDEGNWIEGEDVPKVFIEYFSKFLGAAIPCAEINNPHSLFSKKLDLVQAVEMVKVVTDEEIKNALFDIDDDKAPGPDGFSAKFFKSMWIVVGNDFCQAVKEFFCNGQLLKEVNATVIALIPKIDTPGKVSDYRPISCCSVIYKCISKIIVGRIRNHLCSIVSDNQSAFIPGRSIVDNILLSQELVKGYHRDRGFSRCDMKVDIQKAYDTVNWSFLQDILFFFGFHPVMIKWIMSCVSTPSYMLSINGTFHGFFEGKRGLRQGCPLSPYLFTLVMEIFNLIIQRRIRNEKMFKYHWSCKKQKITHLCFADDLMIFCHGNKASARVVKEALDEFAGVAGLLPNLAKSHIFFGNVKDNIKNKILRTLSFVEGKLPMRYLGLPLISTRLFIKYCKRLVDKVRKRIGDWKNKFLSYAGRLQLISSILFSLPVYWASSMLIPISTIKEIEKMMKNFLWNHDETKKGRAKVAWSSICKPVNKGGLGLRSLRVWNKAILSKRIWLIISEADSIWVKWTKINLLKGRSFWDIEKKNGLSWSWRNLIKLKDVVRVHFCNKIGDGARTFMWFDDWHPLGPFSYVLSPREISQAGFNISNKVKDVMVDDSWFWPGEWCDLIPQLRNFNLPVLDSLISDKVMWRNKSGKMFEFSIKKACEDLADFGLDVSWVHLVWFKHRIPRHSFILWLAIQERLMTQDRMRFWDKNKNLNCVLCNDQSDSHSHLFFECPFSTFVWKAVIDRVEIKIKSHSWMELIEELQGLLKGKSIQVFIVKIAFAASVYYVWKERNIRLFRKGKNEGMKVVLNIFEDIRLKLIGLKSEFLGFDNEVKRKWGVPMGKENHDFLMIKGFDGYGFSNFPLKIALLVGLIPIFWRNFPLEVVFLMQMGFIPIIGCFPPWQLGVSTSVVATASLISKWWDNYPSIPGIGYLFLKLYHIQVGCFLCLHKNNHFLLYWNACMVIAIRFIPDFIGSFTFEVVLFLIQMGLIPIIGCFPPWQLGVSTSVGATASSISKWWDNHPVIPRIGYVFLKLYHKQVGCFLCLHKNNHFWILRDSYLGICFLVYPRIHWNFSFEVVNFLKQMGLIPVSWNLLPRQLGISTLVGATASSISKWWDFYPLIHWIGYVNLRLYHIWVGCFPCFHKNNHFWIVFSSWFYQVFNANRSIPVIIGNFTFDVDFEGSILNYLGINLQGYFWNIPIKKGIDGFFIIGVILKKSVSGLEFYDIEDCGFFGSMSSFFVRRWFTHQGQFWNFWFIPLEEFLKINWNCVCKKEFGEKLKILWKWWNLIGHPGFSNILSWNLKIFALANENIGKFLEDLIDNFRNCFKNFVKDIGLIFWSIWVFQVKIGKKFNNWFLEMDGKYCMKSKVQSSKLIAILGFIPVWRSLKFYDGLIDLVNDSLDLEVPWMFCKIDIIQTLDYLFEYEANFWDLVWWRFNGYLKIEDFEDFTRWKIFDMELIVYFFGSYVWFHILLWSWTWKWIGWFLLDRSFCPFKNYCLD, encoded by the coding sequence atgatgcttagCTTTGGTATTTGGAATATTAGGGGTGTTAATTTGGCCCCTAagcaaaaagaaataaaaaatttgATAAAGGAGAATAATTTGAGTCTTCTAGCTGTTCTTGAATCCCAAGTTTGTGCTAGTAAACTCGATGAGAAGTGTGATAAGATTTTTGGGTCTTGGAAGTgggttgctaataatagaaataaggGAAATACTACACGTATTATTGTTGGATGGAATTCTAATTGGTTTGATGTTAACTTGATTGATCTTAATGATCAAGTTATACATTGTAAAATTAGTTTCCCTTCTAATAATAAGTATGTTTTTTGTTCCTTTGTTTATGCTGCTAATAATTATATTGATAGAAGAGTTTTATGGTCTTCGCTCAAGCATTTCAAAGATTTTGTTTGTGATGATCCTTGGATTATAGGAGGGGATTTCAATGTCATGCTTAATCTCAATGAAAGCACTGTCGGTTCTTTTAGGTTTTCTAGAGGCATGGAGGATTTTCATGATTGCATTAATTGTCTTGAAATTCAAGACATTAATTGTAATGGGCTGAATTATACTTGGAATCAAAAGCCTCGTGGAAAAAATGGCATTTTAAAGAAGCTGGATAGGGTCATGGGTAATTGTAGACTTTTTGATGATTTCCCTTCTCTTTATGATTCTTTTCTTCCTTATGGCATTTCTGATCATAGCCCTTTGGTTATTAAAATTCCCTTGAAGATGAAGTTCAAAGTTTTACCTTTCAAGTTTTCTAATGTTCTTACTAGCTGTCCGGAATTAAAGGTTTTGGTTGAATCCCACTGGAATGCTGAAATAAAAGGGATTAAAATGTTTCAATTGGTCCAAAAACTCAAAATTCTTAAAAAGCCTATCCGAAAGCTGTTAAGAATTCAGGGTCATTTGTCTGAAAAGGTTGATCACTGTCGTAAAGAACTTGAAGCTGTTCAAGCTGATCTTGATAAAGAACCGTTCAATTCTGAGCTTAGGGATTTGGAGGCTATTTTTCTTGTTGAGTTTAATAAAGCCTATGCTGAAGAGGAAAGTTTTTTAAAACAGAAAGCGAAAGTGGGATGGCTAAAGGAAGGAGATAGTAATTCTAAATATTTCCATAAAGTGGTCAAAGGCAAAATAATCAGAAACAATATCAAAGCTGTTATGAATGATGAAGGGAATTGGATTGAAGGTGAAGATGTGCCCAAAGTTTTTATTGagtatttttctaaatttttgggGGCTGCGATTCCTTGTGCTGAGATCAATAATCCTCATTCTTTGTTTTCTAAAAAGCTTGATCTTGTGCAAGCTGTTGAAATGGTTAAGGTGGTTACTGATGAGGAAATTAAGAATGCGCTTTTCGATATTGATGATGATAAGGCTCCTGGGCCTGATGGTTTTTCTGCAAAATTTTTCAAGTCTATGTGGATTGTTGTTGGAAATGATTTTTGCCAAGCTGTCAAAGAATTTTTCTGCAACGGTCAGTTACTCAAAGAAGTTAATGCCACTGTTATTGCTTTAATTCCTAAGATTGATACTCCTGGGAAGGTGAGTGATTATAGGCCGATTTCTTGTTGTTCTGTTATTTATAAATGCATCAGTAAGATTATTGTTGGAAGAATTAGGAATCATTTGTGTTCTATTGTTTCTGACAATCAATCCGCTTTTATTCCTGGTCGTTCAATTGTTGATAATATTTTGTTATCGCAAGAGTTAGTCAAGGGGTACCATCGTGACAGAGGGTTTTCTCGATGTGATATGAAGGTGGACATTCAAAAGGCTTATGATACGGTTAACTGGTCCTTTCTTCAAGACATTCTTTTTTTCTTTGGATTTCATCCTGTTATGATCAAGTGGATAATGAGCTGTGTTAGTACTCCCTCTTACATGTTAAGTATTAATGGTACTTTTCATGGTTTTTTTGAGGGTAAGAGGGGTCTTAGACAGGGCTGTCCCCTCTCTCCCTATTTGTTTACTCTTGTCATGGAAATATTTAATTTGATAATTCAAAGAAGAATTCGCAATGAAAAGATGTTCAAATATCATTGGAGTTGTAAAAAGCAAAAAATCACTCACCTTTGTTTTGCGGATGACCTGATGATTTTCTGTCATGGAAATAAAGCTTCGGCTAGGGTGGTTAAAGAAGCACTTGACGAATTTGCAGGGGTGGCAGGGCTTTTACCGAATCTTGCTAAAAGTCACATTTTTTTCGGAAATGTTAAggataatataaagaataagatTCTTCGAACTCTTTCTTTTGTGGAAGGAAAGCTGCCAATGAGATATTTGGGATTACCTTTGATCTCCACAAGGCTCTTTATTAAATATTGCAAAAGACTTGTTGATAAAGTTAGGAAAAGAATTGGAGATTGGAAAAATAAGTTCCTTTCTTATGCTGGTAGATTGCAGCTTATCTCTTCAATTCTCTTTTCTCTTCCTGTGTACTGGGCCTCTAGTATGCTTATTCCTATTAGTACAATCAAGGAAATTGAAAAGATGATGAAGAATTTTTTATGGAACCATGATGAAACAAAAAAAGGAAGAGCTAAAGTGGCATGGTCGTCAATTTGCAAACCTGTGAATAAGGGAGGATTGGGTCTTAGAAGTCTTCGTGTTTGGAATAAGGCTATCTTATCTAAACGGATTTGGTTAATTATCTCTGAGGCTGATTCTATTTGGGTAAAATGGACCAAAATTAATCTTTTAAAAGGGAGAAGTTTTTGGGATATAGAGAAAAAGAATGGGCTTAGTTGGAGTTGGCGGAATCTCATTAAGCTAAAAGATGTGGTTCGTGTTCATTTCTGTAATAAAATTGGTGATGGAGCTAGAACTTTTATGTGGTTTGATGATTGGCATCCGCTGGGACCGTTCTCTTATGTTCTCTCTCCTAGAGAAATTTCGCAAGCTGGATTCAATATTTCTAATAAGGTCAAAGATGTTATGGTTGATGATTCTTGGTTTTGGCCAGGTGAATGGTGTGATCTAATTCCTCAGCTTAGGAATTTCAATCTTCCTGTTCTTGATTCTCTTATTTCTGATAAAGTTATGTGGAGGAATAAATCTGGGAAAATGTTTGAGTTTAGCATTAAAAAAGCATGTGAAGATCTTGCTGATTTTGGTCTGGATGTATCGTGGGTCCATTTGGTTTGGTTCAAGCATAGAATTCCAAGACACAGTTTTATATTGTGGCTTGCTATTCAGGAGAGACTCATGACACAGGATAGAATGAGATTTTGGGATAAGAATAAAAATCTTAATTGTGTTTTATGTAATGATCAGTCTGATTCGCACTCTCATCTGTTTTTTGAATGTCCCTTCTCTACATTTGTCTGGAAAGCTGTAATTGATAGAGTGGAGATTAAAATTAAATCCCATAGCTGGATGGAATTGATTGAAGAACTTCAGGGGCTGCTTAAGGGTAAAAGTATTCAAGTGTTCATTGTGAAAATTGCTTTTGCTGCTTCTGTTTATTATGTTTGGAAAGAAAGAAACATTAGGCTTTTTAGGAAAGGAAAGAATGAGGGGATGAAAGTTGTTTTGAATATTTTTGAAGATATCCGCCTCAAGCTTATTGGTCTCAAAAGTGAATTTTTGGGGTTTGATAATGAAGTTAAAAGGAAGTGGGGTGTTCCTATGGGAAAGGAGAATCATGATTTTTTGATGATTAAAGGATTTGACGGTTATGGGTTTAGCAATTTTCCTTTAAAAATTGCTTTGCTTGTCGGTTTGATCCCGATTTTCTGGAGGAATTTTCCTCTAGAAGTGGTTTTTCTCATGCAAATGGGTTTTATCCCCATTATTGGTTGTTTTCCTCCTTGGCAACTTGGAGTCTCCACCTCGGTGGTTGCCACTGCTAGTTTGATTAGCAAGTGGTGGGATAATTACCCATCAATACCAGGGATTGGGTACCTTTTCCTTAAACTGTACCACATTCAGGTTGGTTGTTTCCTTTGTTTACATAAAAACAACCACTTTTTATTGTATTGGAATGCTTGTATGGTTATTGCTATCCGGTTTATCCCGGATTTCATTGGTAGTTTTACCTTTGAAGTGGTTCTTTTCTTGATACAAATGGGTTTGATTCCCATTATTGGTTGTTTTCCTCCTTGGCAACTTGGAGTCTCCACTTCGGTGGGTGCCACTGCTAGTTCGATTAGCAAGTGGTGGGATAATCACCCGGTAATACCACGGATTGGGTACGTTTTCCTTAAACTGTACCACAAACAGGTTGGTTGTTTCCTTTGTCTTCATAAAAACAACCACTTTTGGATCCTTAGGGATTCTTATCTTGGTATTTGCTTTCTGGTTTATCCCAGAATTCATTGGAATTTTTCCTTTGAAGTGGTCAATTTTTTAAAGCAAATGGGTTTGATCCCCGTTAGTTGGAATCTTCTTCCTAGGCAACTAGGAATCTCCACTTTAGTGGGTGCCACTGCTAGTTCGATTAGCAAGTGGTGGGATTTTTACCCGTTAATACACTGGATTGGGTACGTTAACCTTAGACTGTACCACATTTGGGTTGGTTGTTTCCCTTGTTTTCATAAAAACAACCACTTTTGGATCGTTTTTTCATCTTGGTTTTACCAAGTTTTTAATGCAAACCGGTCTATCCCGGTTATCATTGGTAATTTTACCTTTGATGTGGATTTTGAAGGTTCAATTCTTAATTATTTAGGAATTAACCTTcaagggtatttttggaataTTCCCATTAaaaaaggaattgacggattttTCATCATTGGAGTGATTCTTAAGAAGAGTGTTAGCGGATTGGAATTTTATGACATTGAAGATTGTGGTTTTTTCGGTTCTATGAGCTCTTTTTTTGTTAGAAGATGGTTTACTCATCAAGGGCAATTTTGGAATTTTTGGTTTATTCCTTTGGAAGAATTTTTGAAGATTAATTGGAATTGTGTGTGCAAGAAAGAATTTGGAGAAAAGTTGAAGATTCTTTGGAAATGGTGGAATTTGATTGGTCATCCCGGttttagcaacatactttcatggAATTTGAAGATTTTTGCTTTAGCTAATGAGAATATCGGAAAATTTTTGGAAGATTTAATTGACAATTTTAGGAATTGTTTCAAGAATTTTGTGAAGGATATTGGGCTTATTTTTTGGAGCATATGGGTTTTTCAAGTAAAGATTGGAAAGAAGTTCAACAATTGGTTTTTGGAGATGGATGGAAAGTATTGCATGAAGAGTAAAGTTCAAAgttcaaagttgattgctattctTGGATTTATTCCGGTTTGGAGAAGTTTGAAATTTTATGATGGTTTGATTGATTTGGTCAATGATTCTCTTGATTTGGAAGTTCCTTGGATGTTTTGTAAGATTGATATTATCCAAACCTTGGATTATTTGTTTGAGTATGAGGCCAATTTTTGGGATTTGGTTTGGTGGAGGTTTAATGGTTacttgaagattgaagattttgaagatttCACTAGATGGAAGATTTTTGATATGGAGCTAATTGTTTATTTCTTTGGAAGCTATGTTTGGTTTCATATTTTGCTTTGGAGTTGGACATGGAAGTGGATTGGTTGGTTTTTGTTAGATAGGTCTTTTTGTCCTTTTAAAAATTATTGTTTAGATTAG